The genomic window CTCCTGCGGCTGCCAGACCAAGAAGACGAACCACAGCCCAAACAAAGTTGGCCCGGCCATGTCATTGCCCAGGGCCGTCAGGAGCCATCCCACGCCAGCCGCCGCCAATGCCGACACGGCCGCCTGCCCAATTTGGATCACGCCGGCGGCCGTCAAGTAGCGGCCAAAGCGCTCGGAGCCCATCATGGCGCCGAGGGTGCTGAGCGGTTGGAGGATGATTCCTTCTTGCACGGCGCCGACACCATGCAGCAGCAAGAACCCGACAGCATAAATCCCGAACTGCGTCGGGTCAAGCATGCGAGCCAAATACACCCCAGCCAGGAAGTTGGAGAGGCTGATCAGCCCCTGATCGGTTGCCGCCAGAAGCCAATCGCGCGCGCCCTGTCGGGAGACGGGGCCGGCTGCTGCCTGGACCAGGCGGTCCCGGGCGCCGGACAGGCTATCCCCCACGAGACCTGGCCGTGCAGTGGCGTGCGGCCCGCCTCAATTGAGAACCCACATCGGGTTCTGGGGTACGGGGGTGAGGAAGTACACCGTCACCCAGTCATGCCAGGACTGGTAGTCATGGTCCTCGTACCCCAGGTCAATCCAGTAGCGCCCCGGAATTCCCCCGCCGGTGTCGGCGATGGTGGCAATTCCGTAGCCGGGGACGTACACCTGGCTGCCGACCATGTAGCGATACCAACGAACCAGGAGGGCCGCGATCCCCTTCTTGAGAATCGCCCCGCTGGCGGTGATGTTGTCGCACTCGGGAATCCCTAGCCTGCAGGGAGAATACGAAGTGGCGTACATCGGGACGGCGCGGTAGTACTGGAGCGGCCCGTACTCGGTGTCCAGGGTCTTGATCTCGACCTTGGTCCCATAGCCCACGGCCCGCGGCTCGGGTTCGCGAGCCACCCACTCGCCCTCGACCTGACGGGCGACTTCGATCCCGTCCTCCTTGCGCACCCGGACTCGATTGGCTCTGATCCCAAAGGCGCCAGGGTCGAGCACCGTCTGGGTATCGATCAGCCCCTCCGGGTCGGGCTCATAACGGGTCTCGTATGGGATCGGCTCTTGCTCAATCAGCACCTCGTCGCGCACCCGAACGACCTGGATAGCCCCGTTTTTCGGCACGGGCGCGTCCGCCCCGGGAGAGGCCCAGTCGAGCCCCTGGAGGGGGACGCCCGCTTGAAGCAGGGCCGCGGCGACCGTAGGTCCGACGGCTCGAACCTTCGCCGTCACGCCATCGCTAGCGATGGTGAGCAGGACCGAGCGATCGAGCCCAACCTCGGGCGAGAGCGCACCGGCCGGATCGGCGTCGAATCGATCACCTTCGTACCAGCGCTCACCGGTGTCTTCCAACGCTTGCGCCAGGCTGGGGCCGGCAGTCCGAATCTCGTGCTGGACACCATCCAGGCGAAGGCCGGTGCTAGAGGCGGCTGCGTGGCGTACCCGTCGGGGCGGCGAAGGCAGGGGCTGGGCGGGGTCGGAAATCCGCAGCCCGTCCACCCACACCGAGTCCGCAGGCAGGAGTGGGATACCGGCCGCTGCCAGGATATTGGCCGGGATCCGGCTGGCCGTCGAGAGCGTTTTCGAGCCGGATGCGAAGTGAACCTCGACCTCCCGGGCAGGGGTCAGGTGGATGGTGTCCCCGGGCATCACTTGGGCAGCACGCTGCGGCAGGGTCTCATCGCCCGGCTGCAGGCGGATGCCTGCACTGCGGACAACGCCCGCAACGGTGCGGGCGTGTGACCACACGGTCTGGGACTCACCCTCGACCACGACAGTGAACGGCTTCTGAGTCGCCGCGACCAGTACCACTAAGCCCACGCCGGCGGCCACAAGCGCGGGAATCGCAGGCCAGGCCCGCAGGCCGTCGCGCAGGCTTCCCCATCTCTGGCGCATGGCGGGGGCAGTATACCAGAGGCGTTTGAGCGATGGTTGCTCGCGGGGGGAGGTGCGTGCCCGGCCCGCAACCCGGCGGCACCGCGGCCGATCACTTTACCGGTGCTTCCTCTCGGACCTGACGGGGTTGGATACGCTCCGCCGCGGCGGACGACCCGCGCACCGGGGGGGAGGATATCGCCTCCGCTTGGCGCTGTCAGCGACAAGCCGGTGACCCGATGGCCGCCGGGCGGCCGCGAACCGGAACGGCTGCCCCGAAAGCTCTCCGCCATGGGGAGGACCCAGGGCCGGTGGGGGGGTCGGCGGCGCCAACGTCCCACAAAGCGGGTCCCAGCCAGGGCAGATGCCATCGACACAGCCGCAAGTCAGGCGGAGAGGGTGGGATTCGAACCCACGGAGCCTTTCGGCTCACGCGCTCTCCAGGCGCGCGCGTTAGGCCAGACTACGCTACCTCTCCAAGTTTGCTTTCGTCTTCCCCGTGGGCAGTTCATTATATCATCGGCATCGATGAGATGGGCTTCTCCCCGGCTCGCAGGAACCCTTCTCAGGGCAGCGGGGCCAACATCAGGCCGCCAGTATCGCCCGAAACGTAGGCCAGCCAACGGCCGTCCGGCGACGGCTGCCAGTCGTTGGCAGAGATCGCAAGCGCGGGTCCCGCCAGTGGCAGCTTAGCGACCGCCCCACTCGGAGCATCGACCTGCACCACCTGCATCGTCTCCGACGACAGGTCCTGCGGAACCACCAGGAGCTGGTCGCCGGACCTCCAGTGGTATGCCCCGAAGACCGGCAGTTGGTGCTGTTGCGTCCCATCCGTCTTCACGAGCCACAAACCGTCCCTGGCTGGATCGGTGTCGTAGGCGACGTAGAAGGCCAGCCACGTACCATCCGGCGAGAGCAACGGGTCGCGCACCCGATCCGCCTCGAACAGCAGCCATGGGGGCGTTGCGTTGAGAGGCACACTCCACACCCCTCTCGGGTCGTAGGCACTCAGTTTGCCGCTCACAAGCAGAATCGTCTCCCCAGCGGTCCAGCCGACGAACCCTCCCCCATAGGTCGACACGACACGCAGGGCGTCGCTGCCATCGACATCGGCCATCCAAATCGCCCGCCGGCGCAGGTCCAGCTGGGCGTAGGTACTCGAGCCAATCTCCCAGATGATTTTGCCTCCCGAAGGAGAGAATCGCACGGCTCTGCCGGCCGCGGGCACCACCCACTTCCGCCCGCTAGCCGTGCTCATCAAGATCGTCTTCTCCTCCTCCGGGTAGGCCATCAGTGCCCAATCCGGCGAGAGCAGGCCGACCCGGGAGAAGAGGCGCCGGACACCGGTGCCGTCGGCGGCTGCGCCGTAGATCCCGGCTGCGCGTGGGCCTTCCGGCTTGGCGACGTAGGCCACCCACAGCGAGTCAGGCGACCAGAACACGCTGGTGCAGCAGCCTGAGTCGGGCACCAGCGTGTGAGTCTCTTGCGGCGGCGTGGAGGTCGGGCTGAGGGGGAGCAGCAGCCCTCCGGGGGAGGTGGCGGTTGCCTGCAAGTTGGGGGAGGCGTTGGACTGCCGGGAGGGCTGACTCCCCTCGATGACAAGACTGCCGTGGCTAGCCGCAGGCCCGCCCATGACTCCCAACAGCAGCAGCACCAGGTACACCGGCTTCACGCTGCCCTCACCAATCCGGCGGCCAAGCGGACTCGTACTCGTTGAGCAGAGGCTCCCCGAACACGACATTCGGTTGATCGCCCCAGTGAGTCCACTTTCCCGGGTCCCCTAGATCCTGCTCAAACCCAACGGGGGATGCGCCGGCCAGGGCAATTCGGTCCCAGTCAGCATCGATGAGCGCCATGGGGTTGAAGGCTCGGCGATGCGAGGGGGCGTTCCGGATCTCCAGGTGCAAGTGCGGCCGCGAGGAACAGGTCAGGTCTGGGTCTCCGCTCATCCCGACGACTTCCCCCTGGCGAATGGGCTGCCCCTCGGTGAGGGGAGAGCGTGCCAGCAAGTGACCATAAAAGGAGGCATACCCGTTGGGGTGATCGATCATCACGTTGTGCGGTCCAGCGCCGTGATAGATGTTGTCGACTTGAACAACGACACCATCTCCAATGGCCAGCACCGGCGTCCCACAGCGGGCACCCAAGTCGATGCCGAAGTGAAGTCCTTGTCCGGCGCCGTAGATGCTTAGGCGCTCGCGGTAGGCGAAGATGGTGTTGCCGTAGGCCTGAACAAGCAGCCAAGTGCTCGGGCCTGGGTCTCCGGCGAAGGGCAGCTGGAAGGGCGGCCTGGATTCG from Anaerolineales bacterium includes these protein-coding regions:
- a CDS encoding M23 family metallopeptidase, with protein sequence MMGRHWLQGGIAALVLGLALPLHAQGSSGWPVAPLKAANLTLPVVAAWIPPGRDHPAPEAVATAAATEAPQTATPDESRPPFQLPFAGDPGPSTWLLVQAYGNTIFAYRERLSIYGAGQGLHFGIDLGARCGTPVLAIGDGVVVQVDNIYHGAGPHNVMIDHPNGYASFYGHLLARSPLTEGQPIRQGEVVGMSGDPDLTCSSRPHLHLEIRNAPSHRRAFNPMALIDADWDRIALAGASPVGFEQDLGDPGKWTHWGDQPNVVFGEPLLNEYESAWPPDW
- a CDS encoding ubiquitin-like domain-containing protein is translated as MRQRWGSLRDGLRAWPAIPALVAAGVGLVVLVAATQKPFTVVVEGESQTVWSHARTVAGVVRSAGIRLQPGDETLPQRAAQVMPGDTIHLTPAREVEVHFASGSKTLSTASRIPANILAAAGIPLLPADSVWVDGLRISDPAQPLPSPPRRVRHAAASSTGLRLDGVQHEIRTAGPSLAQALEDTGERWYEGDRFDADPAGALSPEVGLDRSVLLTIASDGVTAKVRAVGPTVAAALLQAGVPLQGLDWASPGADAPVPKNGAIQVVRVRDEVLIEQEPIPYETRYEPDPEGLIDTQTVLDPGAFGIRANRVRVRKEDGIEVARQVEGEWVAREPEPRAVGYGTKVEIKTLDTEYGPLQYYRAVPMYATSYSPCRLGIPECDNITASGAILKKGIAALLVRWYRYMVGSQVYVPGYGIATIADTGGGIPGRYWIDLGYEDHDYQSWHDWVTVYFLTPVPQNPMWVLN